From the genome of Pseudomonas yamanorum, one region includes:
- a CDS encoding DUF1161 domain-containing protein has protein sequence MKNFLLAVGLLSIAGTALAAGKPCEELKSEIAAKIDAKGASGYSLEIVDKGAAPSDHTVVGSCEAGTKEIAYKRG, from the coding sequence ATGAAGAACTTTTTGTTGGCGGTAGGTTTGTTGAGCATTGCGGGCACAGCCCTGGCGGCGGGCAAGCCTTGTGAAGAGCTGAAAAGCGAGATTGCGGCAAAAATCGACGCTAAAGGCGCTTCAGGCTACTCCCTGGAAATCGTGGACAAAGGTGCTGCACCTAGTGACCACACGGTTGTCGGCAGCTGTGAAGCCGGTACCAAGGAAATCGCCTACAAGCGCGGGTGA
- a CDS encoding dodecin produces MSDHHTYKKVELVGSSTTSIEDAINNALAEAYKSIKHLEWFEVTETRGHIKDGKAAHFQVTLKVGFRIASS; encoded by the coding sequence ATGAGTGATCATCACACCTACAAGAAAGTCGAACTGGTGGGCTCTTCCACCACCAGCATCGAGGACGCCATCAACAATGCCTTGGCTGAAGCCTACAAGAGCATCAAGCACTTGGAGTGGTTTGAAGTGACCGAAACCCGCGGTCATATCAAGGACGGCAAGGCCGCGCATTTCCAGGTCACCCTCAAAGTGGGGTTCCGAATTGCCAGTAGTTGA
- the trpB gene encoding tryptophan synthase subunit beta: protein MTQTQTDLRNGPDANGLFGSFGGRYVAETLMPLILDLAREYEAAKIDPAFNEELAYFQRDYVGRPSPLYFAERLTEFCGGAKIYLKREELNHTGAHKINNCIGQILLARRMGKKRIIAETGAGMHGVATATVAARFGLQCVIYMGTTDIERQQANVFRMKLLGAEVIPVVAGTGTLKDAMNEALRDWVTNVDSTFYLIGTVAGPHPYPAMVRDFQAVIGKETRTQLQAQEGRLPDSLVACIGGGSNAMGLFHPFLDDTSVEIIGVEAAGYGIETGKHAASLNGGVPGVLHGNRTFLLQDDDGQIIDAHSISAGLDYPGIGPEHAWLHDIGRVQYTSVTDDEALDAFHKCCRLEGIIPALESAHALAEVFKRAPTLPKDHLMVVNLSGRGDKDMQTVMHHMEHSSQEPSQQEKH, encoded by the coding sequence ATGACTCAGACCCAGACCGATTTACGCAACGGCCCAGACGCCAATGGCCTGTTTGGTTCGTTCGGCGGCCGCTACGTGGCGGAAACCCTGATGCCGTTGATCCTTGACCTGGCCCGCGAATACGAAGCGGCCAAAATCGATCCGGCCTTCAACGAAGAACTGGCCTACTTCCAGCGCGACTACGTTGGACGCCCAAGCCCGCTGTACTTCGCCGAACGCCTGACCGAGTTCTGCGGCGGCGCCAAGATCTACCTCAAGCGCGAAGAGCTGAATCACACCGGCGCCCACAAGATCAACAACTGCATCGGCCAGATCCTGCTGGCGCGGCGCATGGGTAAAAAGCGCATCATCGCCGAGACCGGCGCCGGCATGCACGGTGTGGCCACCGCCACCGTGGCCGCGCGTTTTGGCCTGCAATGCGTGATCTACATGGGCACCACCGACATCGAGCGCCAGCAGGCCAACGTATTCCGCATGAAGCTGCTGGGCGCTGAAGTGATCCCGGTAGTCGCAGGCACCGGCACCCTGAAAGACGCGATGAACGAAGCCCTGCGCGACTGGGTGACCAACGTCGACAGCACCTTCTACCTGATCGGCACCGTGGCCGGTCCGCACCCGTACCCAGCCATGGTTCGCGACTTCCAGGCCGTGATCGGCAAGGAAACCCGTACCCAACTGCAGGCCCAGGAAGGCCGTCTGCCCGACAGCCTGGTGGCGTGCATCGGCGGCGGTTCCAACGCCATGGGCCTGTTCCACCCGTTCCTGGATGACACCAGCGTCGAAATCATCGGCGTTGAAGCGGCCGGCTACGGCATCGAAACCGGCAAACACGCGGCCAGCCTCAACGGCGGCGTACCGGGTGTGCTCCACGGCAACCGCACCTTCCTGTTGCAGGACGACGATGGCCAGATCATCGACGCCCACTCGATTTCCGCCGGCCTGGACTACCCGGGCATCGGCCCTGAACACGCCTGGTTGCACGACATCGGGCGCGTCCAGTACACCTCGGTGACCGACGACGAAGCCCTCGACGCCTTTCACAAATGCTGCCGCCTGGAAGGGATTATTCCTGCACTGGAAAGCGCCCACGCCCTGGCTGAAGTGTTCAAACGCGCACCGACCTTGCCGAAGGATCACCTGATGGTGGTCAACCTGTCCGGCCGTGGCGACAAAGACATGCAAACCGTGATGCACCACATGGAACACTCTTCACAAGAGCCATCCCAGCAGGAGAAACACTGA
- a CDS encoding DUF883 family protein: MANTSLRKASLESMEAEISSLLKSLESLKDDASDESRKTLKALKSNAENALKHSRHLISDAYEESKVKIRETGVATRDYAQEHPWTTAGVAVGALGLLAAYLLCKRGD, translated from the coding sequence ATGGCCAACACCTCTTTACGCAAAGCGTCATTGGAAAGCATGGAAGCCGAGATTTCGAGCCTGCTCAAATCTTTGGAAAGCCTCAAGGACGATGCCTCTGACGAGTCGCGCAAAACCTTGAAGGCCCTGAAAAGCAATGCCGAGAATGCCCTCAAGCATTCCCGTCACCTGATCAGCGATGCCTATGAAGAAAGCAAAGTCAAAATCCGCGAAACCGGTGTTGCGACACGGGACTACGCGCAAGAGCACCCATGGACTACCGCTGGCGTCGCCGTTGGCGCGCTGGGCCTGCTGGCGGCTTACTTGCTGTGCAAACGCGGCGACTAA
- a CDS encoding LysR family transcriptional regulator has translation MSRDLPPLNALRAFEAAARLNSVSQAAEQLHVTHGAVSRQLKVLEEHLGVSLFVKDGRGLKLTDAGIRLRDASFEAFERLRDTCAELTQSSADAPFVLGCSGSLLARWFIPRLGRLNADLPDLRLHLSAGEGDLDPRRPGLDALLVFAEPPWPADMQVYELASERIGPVMSPRFAHYERLRQAPAEALLNEALLHTTSRPQAWPSWAQHHGIDAGALKYGQGFEHLYYLLEAAVAGLGVAIAPEPLVAEDLRAGRLVAPWGFSETPAQLALWLPKRAADGRARQLAQWLKAELVRQVV, from the coding sequence ATGAGCCGAGACCTCCCACCCCTGAACGCCTTGCGCGCTTTCGAGGCGGCTGCACGCCTGAACAGCGTCAGCCAGGCCGCTGAGCAACTGCACGTGACCCATGGCGCGGTCAGCCGGCAGCTCAAGGTGTTGGAAGAACACCTCGGCGTCAGCCTGTTCGTCAAGGACGGGCGCGGCCTCAAACTCACAGATGCCGGCATCCGCCTGCGAGATGCGAGTTTTGAGGCGTTCGAGCGTCTGAGGGACACCTGCGCAGAACTCACACAAAGCAGCGCAGACGCACCGTTTGTGCTCGGCTGCTCCGGCAGTCTGCTGGCGCGCTGGTTTATTCCGCGTTTGGGGCGCCTGAACGCGGATCTGCCGGATTTGCGCCTGCACCTGTCGGCGGGCGAAGGCGACCTCGACCCGCGCCGCCCCGGGTTGGACGCGCTGCTGGTGTTCGCTGAGCCGCCATGGCCGGCGGATATGCAGGTGTACGAATTGGCCAGCGAGCGCATCGGCCCGGTCATGAGCCCGCGATTTGCCCATTACGAGCGTTTGCGCCAGGCACCTGCCGAAGCGCTGCTGAATGAAGCCCTTTTGCACACCACATCACGCCCGCAAGCCTGGCCCAGTTGGGCGCAGCACCATGGGATCGACGCTGGCGCGTTGAAGTACGGTCAGGGGTTCGAGCATTTGTATTATTTGCTGGAGGCGGCGGTGGCGGGGCTGGGGGTGGCGATTGCGCCAGAACCGCTGGTGGCAGAGGACCTGCGAGCGGGTCGCCTGGTCGCGCCGTGGGGTTTCAGTGAAACCCCGGCGCAACTGGCGTTGTGGCTACCCAAGCGCGCCGCGGATGGGCGCGCCCGGCAACTGGCGCAGTGGCTCAAGGCTGAGCTTGTGCGCCAGGTTGTTTAG